In the genome of Streptomyces globosus, one region contains:
- a CDS encoding DUF5691 domain-containing protein, which produces MTAAAGEERHGEGCGDRGDWGELVGAALLGTGRRRGSPRELLDAAAVHTLRRRAGLRPAEAAPRPRPAPADPRPEPPEPARRRLAQLLAGRAGAGAGSGRRGAAPDLAELLPQWLAAAGRHGYRAPAALLPALLDAARARSDLRPQALALAGPRGMWLAGLNPDWRFALRAGAGGGLPDPEDAAAVRQLWQEGLFAERAGLLGAVRARDPAAAVRLLASTWAAERAEDRLMFLDSLRVGLSAGDEPFLEAALDDRSRNVRATAAELLSALPQSALAGRMARRALACVGPDGVAPPAGCDAGMLRDGVAERPPAGRGERSWWLGQLVEAAPLSCWRDRFGGLDAAAVVALPMPGGEGWAEELHAAWCRAAVRQRDPEWAAALLGSPAAPTATAPGTASLAERARLLSVLPEGERAGWVARFVGAHGLSEAFQLLGACTVPWAGPLGRAVVDALDAAREAGGYPWSFSGVMGLAERCLDPAEADRLEALTAAAQPAADPGGTAGAGAYWAEAFQRLTATLRLRAAMLAELAPEPAV; this is translated from the coding sequence ATGACCGCCGCGGCCGGGGAGGAGCGACACGGGGAGGGCTGTGGGGACCGGGGGGACTGGGGGGAGCTGGTCGGGGCGGCGCTGCTCGGCACCGGGCGCCGCCGCGGCAGTCCGCGGGAGCTGCTCGACGCCGCGGCCGTGCACACGCTGCGCCGCCGCGCCGGGCTTCGGCCCGCCGAGGCGGCGCCCCGGCCGCGGCCCGCACCGGCGGACCCGCGGCCGGAGCCGCCGGAGCCCGCCCGCCGGCGGCTCGCCCAGCTGCTGGCCGGCCGCGCCGGGGCGGGCGCCGGGTCCGGGCGGCGGGGGGCCGCGCCGGACCTGGCGGAACTGCTGCCGCAGTGGCTGGCGGCCGCCGGCCGGCACGGCTACCGGGCGCCCGCTGCGCTGCTGCCGGCGCTGCTCGACGCGGCCCGGGCCCGCAGCGACCTGCGCCCGCAGGCCCTGGCCCTGGCCGGACCGCGCGGGATGTGGCTGGCGGGGCTCAACCCCGACTGGCGGTTCGCGCTGCGCGCCGGGGCGGGCGGGGGGCTGCCCGACCCGGAGGACGCCGCAGCGGTGCGGCAGCTGTGGCAGGAGGGGCTGTTCGCGGAGCGGGCGGGCCTGCTGGGCGCGGTACGGGCCCGCGATCCGGCGGCTGCGGTGCGGCTGCTGGCATCCACCTGGGCCGCCGAGCGCGCCGAGGACCGGCTGATGTTCCTCGACTCGCTGCGGGTCGGGCTGTCCGCCGGGGACGAGCCGTTCCTGGAAGCCGCCCTGGACGACCGGAGCCGGAACGTGCGGGCGACCGCCGCCGAGCTGCTGTCGGCGCTGCCGCAGTCCGCGCTGGCCGGGCGGATGGCCCGGCGGGCGCTCGCCTGCGTCGGGCCGGACGGCGTGGCCCCGCCGGCCGGGTGCGACGCGGGCATGCTGCGCGACGGGGTCGCCGAACGGCCGCCCGCCGGGCGCGGCGAGCGCTCCTGGTGGCTGGGCCAGCTGGTGGAGGCGGCGCCGCTGTCCTGCTGGCGGGACCGCTTCGGGGGGCTGGACGCCGCCGCGGTCGTGGCCCTGCCGATGCCCGGGGGAGAGGGCTGGGCCGAGGAGCTGCACGCGGCGTGGTGCCGGGCGGCGGTGCGGCAGCGGGACCCGGAGTGGGCGGCGGCGCTGCTCGGCTCTCCGGCGGCCCCGACCGCGACCGCGCCGGGCACGGCCTCGCTCGCCGAGCGGGCCCGGCTGCTGTCGGTCCTGCCCGAGGGGGAACGGGCCGGCTGGGTGGCCCGGTTCGTCGGTGCGCACGGGCTGTCCGAGGCGTTCCAGCTGCTCGGGGCGTGCACCGTGCCGTGGGCCGGGCCGCTCGGCCGGGCCGTGGTCGACGCGCTCGACGCGGCGCGGGAGGCGGGCGGCTACCCGTGGAGCTTCAGCGGGGTGATGGGGCTGGCCGAGCGCTGCCTCGACCCCGCCGAGGCCGACCGGCTGGAGGCGCTGACCGCGGCCGCGCAGCCGGCGGCGGACCCCGGTGGGACCGCGGGTGCGGGCGCGTACTGGGCCGAGGCCTTCCAGCGGCTGACGGCCACCCTGCGGCTGCGCGCGGCGATGCTCGCCGAACTCGCCCCGGAGCCCGCCGTGTGA
- a CDS encoding ATP-binding protein, which produces MDTQGNGTGAQALRPHAEDAFAHELKALSAADDRPRPPRWKLSPWAVATYLLGGTLADGTAVTPKYVGPRRIVEVAVSTLATDRALLLLGVPGTAKTWVSEHLAAAVSGDSTLLVQGTAGTPEEAVRYGWDYARLLARGPGREALVPSPVMRAMAEGATVRVEELTRIPADVQDALITILSEKTLPIPELGQEVQAVRGFNLIATANDRDRGVNDLSSALRRRFNTVVLPLPATADAEVDIVARRVDQLGRTLDLPPAPDALAEIRRVVTVFRELREGVTGDGRTRVKTPSGTLSTAEAISVVTHGLALAAHFGDGVLRPSDVAAGILGAVVRDPAADRVVWQEYLEAVVRERDGWQDFYRACREVAP; this is translated from the coding sequence ATGGACACGCAGGGGAACGGCACCGGCGCCCAGGCGCTGCGACCGCACGCCGAGGACGCCTTCGCACACGAACTGAAAGCCCTGTCCGCCGCCGACGACCGGCCCCGCCCGCCCCGCTGGAAGCTCTCCCCGTGGGCCGTCGCCACCTACCTCCTCGGCGGCACCCTCGCCGACGGCACGGCCGTCACTCCGAAGTACGTCGGCCCGCGCCGCATCGTCGAAGTCGCCGTCAGCACCCTCGCCACCGACCGCGCGCTGCTCCTGCTCGGCGTCCCCGGCACCGCCAAGACCTGGGTGTCCGAGCACCTCGCGGCCGCCGTCAGCGGGGACTCCACCCTGCTCGTCCAGGGCACCGCCGGGACGCCCGAGGAGGCCGTCCGCTACGGCTGGGACTACGCCCGACTCCTCGCCCGCGGCCCCGGCCGCGAAGCCCTCGTCCCCAGCCCGGTCATGCGGGCGATGGCCGAGGGGGCGACCGTCCGCGTCGAGGAGCTGACCCGCATCCCGGCCGACGTCCAGGACGCGCTCATCACCATCCTGTCCGAGAAGACCCTGCCCATACCGGAGCTGGGCCAGGAGGTGCAGGCCGTCCGCGGCTTCAACCTCATCGCCACCGCCAACGACCGCGACCGCGGGGTCAACGACCTCTCCAGCGCGCTGCGCCGCCGCTTCAACACCGTCGTGCTGCCGCTGCCCGCCACCGCCGACGCCGAGGTCGACATCGTCGCCCGGCGCGTCGACCAGCTGGGCCGCACCCTCGACCTGCCGCCGGCGCCCGACGCGCTGGCGGAGATACGCCGCGTCGTCACCGTCTTCCGCGAGCTGCGCGAGGGTGTCACCGGCGACGGCCGCACCAGGGTGAAGACCCCGAGCGGCACCCTGTCCACCGCCGAGGCCATCTCCGTCGTCACCCACGGCCTGGCGCTCGCCGCGCACTTCGGCGACGGCGTGCTGCGCCCGTCCGACGTGGCCGCCGGGATTCTCGGCGCGGTCGTCCGGGACCCGGCCGCCGACCGGGTCGTCTGGCAGGAGTACCTGGAGGCCGTGGTCCGCGAGCGGGACGGCTGGCAGGACTTCTACCGGGCCTGCCGGGAGGTGGCGCCATGA
- a CDS encoding DUF5682 family protein has translation MSPAAPPARGGPLLLGVRHHGPGSARAVRAALEAARPAAVLVEGPPEGDALLPLAADPGMRPPVALLSHAADDPGRAVFWPLAAFSPEWAAIRWAQEQQPPVPVRFIDLPAAHTLAASEAGEPAGGTARPDPLGALAAAAGYEDAERWWEDTVEHRGGPGEATADPLAVFEALGDAMEAVRGAGPEDASGTIGGRPRDLVREAHMRQRIRAARREFGDGCAVVCGAWHVPALRAATTAAADRRLLAGLPRTRVETAWVPWTHRRLARAGGYGAGVAAPGWYAHLAAAPDRPVERWMARAAALLRQEDLPVSPAHVIEAVRLADTLAAVRGRPAPGLAETLDAVRAVMCDGSEVPLALVEDRLVVGDVLGRVPDGAPAVPLQRDLVRQQRSLRLKAEPQERELELDLRGPTDAARSLLLHRLRLLGIGWGRLAASRPGTGTFRETWRLRWDPELAVRVAEAGIWGTTVLAAAGAKAAADAAAARELAEVTALAERCLLAGLSEALPRVLRALADLAALDTDAARLAQALPALARALRYGDVRGTAAPALRAVARGLAERICVALPPACAAGLDTEAAAGMRGHVEAVHRAVGLLDDEELQGRWAAVLAALGARDGVPGAIRGRAVRLLLDEGRLPAPEAARLMGLALSPAAAPADAAGWIDGFAGAGAGGGTLLVHDDRLFGLVDSWLAAVPADAFTDVLPLLRRTFGAYEPGVRRTLGELARRGPGARRAAAGAGAPEGFAAEPDAARAAAAADLARLLLEAADRRTAGGRC, from the coding sequence ATGAGCCCGGCGGCACCGCCCGCCCGCGGCGGGCCGCTGCTGCTGGGCGTCCGCCACCACGGCCCCGGGTCGGCGCGCGCGGTCCGGGCCGCCCTGGAGGCCGCCCGGCCGGCGGCCGTCCTGGTCGAGGGCCCTCCCGAGGGCGACGCGCTGCTGCCGCTCGCCGCCGACCCGGGGATGCGGCCGCCCGTGGCGCTGCTCTCGCACGCCGCGGACGACCCCGGCCGGGCCGTGTTCTGGCCGCTGGCCGCGTTCTCCCCGGAGTGGGCCGCCATCCGCTGGGCGCAGGAGCAGCAGCCGCCCGTCCCCGTACGGTTCATCGACCTGCCCGCCGCCCACACCCTCGCCGCCTCGGAGGCCGGGGAGCCGGCGGGCGGCACCGCGCGGCCCGACCCGCTGGGCGCGCTCGCCGCGGCCGCCGGGTACGAGGACGCCGAGCGCTGGTGGGAGGACACCGTCGAGCACCGGGGAGGGCCGGGCGAGGCCACCGCCGACCCCCTGGCCGTGTTCGAGGCGCTCGGCGACGCCATGGAGGCCGTGCGCGGGGCCGGCCCGGAGGACGCCTCGGGCACGATCGGCGGCCGCCCCCGCGACCTGGTCCGCGAGGCCCACATGCGGCAGCGGATCCGGGCCGCCCGCCGCGAGTTCGGCGACGGCTGCGCGGTCGTGTGCGGCGCCTGGCACGTCCCGGCGCTGCGCGCCGCGACCACGGCCGCCGCCGACCGGCGGCTGCTGGCCGGCCTGCCCAGGACCAGGGTGGAGACGGCCTGGGTGCCCTGGACGCACCGGCGGCTCGCCCGCGCGGGCGGCTACGGCGCCGGAGTCGCCGCGCCCGGCTGGTACGCCCACCTGGCCGCCGCCCCCGACCGGCCGGTCGAGCGGTGGATGGCCCGGGCGGCCGCGCTGCTCCGGCAGGAGGACCTGCCGGTCTCCCCGGCGCACGTGATCGAGGCGGTCCGGCTCGCCGACACCCTCGCCGCGGTGCGCGGCCGGCCCGCGCCCGGCCTCGCCGAGACGCTGGACGCCGTCCGGGCGGTGATGTGCGACGGCTCCGAGGTGCCGCTCGCGCTCGTCGAGGACCGCCTGGTCGTCGGGGACGTCCTCGGCCGGGTCCCCGACGGCGCGCCCGCGGTGCCGCTGCAGCGGGACCTCGTCCGGCAGCAGCGCTCGCTGCGGCTGAAGGCCGAGCCGCAGGAGCGGGAGCTGGAGCTCGACCTGCGGGGCCCGACGGACGCGGCGCGGTCGCTGCTGCTGCACCGGCTGCGGCTGCTCGGCATCGGCTGGGGCCGGCTGGCGGCCTCGCGGCCCGGCACCGGCACGTTCCGCGAGACGTGGCGGCTGCGCTGGGATCCGGAGCTGGCGGTGCGGGTGGCCGAGGCCGGGATCTGGGGCACCACCGTCCTCGCCGCGGCCGGCGCCAAGGCCGCGGCGGACGCGGCGGCCGCCCGGGAACTCGCCGAGGTGACCGCGCTGGCGGAGCGGTGCCTGCTGGCCGGCCTGTCCGAGGCGCTGCCCCGGGTGCTGCGGGCCCTCGCCGACCTGGCGGCCCTCGACACCGACGCGGCCCGGCTGGCGCAGGCCCTGCCCGCGCTGGCCCGGGCCCTGCGGTACGGGGACGTCCGGGGCACCGCCGCCCCGGCCCTCCGCGCGGTGGCGCGCGGACTGGCCGAGCGGATCTGCGTGGCCCTGCCGCCCGCCTGCGCCGCCGGCCTCGACACCGAGGCGGCGGCCGGGATGCGCGGGCACGTGGAGGCCGTCCACCGGGCGGTCGGCCTGCTGGACGACGAGGAGCTCCAGGGGCGCTGGGCGGCGGTCCTCGCCGCGCTCGGCGCCCGGGACGGCGTGCCCGGGGCGATACGGGGGCGGGCGGTGCGGCTGCTGCTCGACGAGGGGCGGCTGCCCGCGCCGGAGGCGGCGCGGCTGATGGGGCTGGCGCTGTCGCCGGCGGCCGCCCCCGCGGACGCGGCCGGCTGGATCGACGGCTTCGCCGGAGCCGGCGCCGGCGGCGGCACGCTGCTCGTCCACGACGACCGGCTGTTCGGCCTCGTCGACTCCTGGCTCGCCGCGGTGCCGGCGGACGCGTTCACCGACGTACTGCCGCTGCTGCGCAGGACGTTCGGCGCGTACGAGCCGGGCGTGCGGCGGACGCTCGGCGAACTGGCCCGGCGCGGCCCCGGCGCCCGGCGCGCGGCGGCCGGCGCCGGAGCCCCCGAGGGCTTCGCCGCGGAGCCGGACGCGGCCCGCGCCGCCGCCGCCGCAGACCTGGCCCGGCTGCTGCTGGAGGCCGCCGACCGGAGGACGGCCGGGGGACGGTGCTGA
- the pcrA gene encoding DNA helicase PcrA codes for MSSLFDDSFLADLTPSDEEPPPPEEYADDRAPEPGADDLFEGRFDVPLSGDAYYRDGTPRPVIDPAALLHGLNEQQRAAVVHAGSPLLIVAGAGSGKTRVLTHRIGHLLAARNVHPGQILAITFTNKAAAEMKERVEQLVGPRAGAMWVSTFHSACVRILRRESKRLGFTSSFSIYDAADSKRLMALVCRDLDLDPKKFPPKSFSAKVSNLKNELIDEDAFAAQAAGGTSRTESGGGFEKTLAQAYAMYQGRLREANALDFDDIIMTTVHLLQAFPDVAEHYRRRFRHVLVDEYQDTNHAQYTLVRELVGTGYPDLPPAELCVVGDADQSIYAFRGATIRNILQFEEDYKDATTILLEQNYRSTQTILSAANAVIERNENRRAKNLWTQAGAGAVITGYVADTEHDEAQYVADEIDRLTDAGEAKAGDVAIFYRTNAQSRVFEEVFIRVGLPYKVVGGVRFYERKEVRDILAYLRVLANPEDSVPLRRILNVPKRGIGERAEAMVDALALREKITFPQALRRVDEAYGMAARSTNAVKRFNVLMEELRTIAESGAGPAVVLEAVLERTGYLAELQASTDPQDETRIENLQELAAVALEFEQARAEGGAAAAGAEEGAAAGGGTLAEFLEQVALVADSDQIPDEDTEGSGVITLMTLHTAKGLEFPVVFLTGMEDGVFPHMRALGQTKELEEERRLAYVGITRARERLYLTRSAMRSAWGTPSYNPPSRFLEEIPAQYLQWKRTGAAQKPAGPVRGQGYGSGKASFGTSPEAFLSSARTRSGPSGFATRRATEKAVVALAVGDRVTHDQFGLGTVMEVRGAGADAQATIDFGDAKPKRLLLRYAPVQKL; via the coding sequence CCGCCGTGGTCCACGCGGGCTCCCCGCTGCTGATCGTGGCCGGCGCCGGCTCCGGCAAGACCCGGGTGCTCACCCACCGCATCGGCCACCTGCTGGCCGCGCGGAACGTCCACCCCGGGCAGATCCTGGCGATCACCTTCACCAACAAGGCCGCCGCCGAGATGAAGGAGCGCGTCGAGCAGCTCGTCGGACCGCGCGCCGGCGCCATGTGGGTCTCCACGTTCCACAGCGCGTGCGTGCGCATCCTGCGCCGCGAGTCCAAGCGGCTCGGCTTCACCTCCTCGTTCTCGATCTACGACGCGGCGGACTCCAAGCGCCTGATGGCACTGGTCTGCCGCGACCTGGACCTCGACCCGAAGAAGTTCCCGCCGAAGTCCTTCAGCGCCAAGGTCTCGAACCTCAAGAACGAGCTCATCGACGAGGACGCCTTCGCCGCCCAGGCAGCTGGGGGCACCTCCCGGACGGAGTCTGGGGGAGGGTTCGAGAAGACCCTCGCCCAGGCGTACGCGATGTACCAGGGGCGGCTGCGCGAGGCCAACGCGCTCGACTTCGACGACATCATCATGACGACCGTCCACCTGCTCCAGGCGTTCCCCGACGTCGCCGAGCACTACCGGCGGCGCTTCCGGCACGTCCTCGTCGACGAGTACCAGGACACCAACCACGCCCAGTACACGCTGGTGCGCGAGCTCGTCGGCACCGGCTACCCGGACCTGCCGCCGGCCGAGCTGTGCGTCGTGGGCGACGCCGACCAGTCGATCTACGCCTTCCGCGGCGCGACGATCCGCAACATCCTCCAGTTCGAGGAGGACTACAAGGACGCGACGACGATCCTGCTGGAGCAGAACTACCGCTCGACGCAGACGATCCTCTCCGCGGCCAACGCGGTCATCGAGCGCAACGAGAACCGCCGCGCCAAGAACCTGTGGACCCAGGCCGGCGCCGGAGCCGTCATCACCGGCTACGTCGCCGACACCGAGCACGACGAGGCCCAGTACGTCGCCGACGAGATCGACCGGCTCACCGACGCCGGCGAGGCCAAGGCCGGCGATGTCGCGATCTTCTACCGGACCAACGCGCAGTCCCGCGTCTTCGAGGAGGTCTTCATCCGCGTCGGCCTCCCGTACAAGGTCGTCGGCGGCGTCCGCTTCTACGAGCGCAAGGAGGTCCGCGACATCCTCGCGTACCTGCGCGTCCTGGCGAACCCCGAGGACAGCGTCCCGCTGCGCCGCATCCTGAACGTGCCCAAGCGCGGCATCGGCGAGCGCGCCGAGGCGATGGTCGACGCCCTCGCCCTGCGCGAGAAGATCACCTTCCCGCAGGCGCTGCGGCGCGTGGACGAGGCGTACGGCATGGCCGCGCGCTCGACCAACGCGGTGAAGCGCTTCAACGTGCTGATGGAGGAGCTCCGCACGATCGCCGAGTCCGGCGCCGGCCCGGCCGTCGTGCTGGAGGCCGTCCTGGAGCGGACCGGCTACCTCGCCGAACTCCAGGCCTCGACCGACCCGCAGGACGAGACGCGGATCGAGAACCTCCAGGAGCTCGCCGCGGTGGCCCTGGAGTTCGAGCAGGCCCGCGCCGAGGGCGGCGCAGCCGCGGCCGGCGCGGAGGAGGGCGCCGCGGCGGGCGGCGGCACGCTGGCCGAGTTCCTGGAGCAGGTCGCGCTCGTCGCCGACTCCGACCAGATCCCGGACGAGGACACCGAGGGCAGCGGCGTGATCACGCTGATGACCCTGCACACCGCGAAGGGCCTGGAGTTCCCGGTCGTGTTCCTGACCGGGATGGAGGACGGCGTCTTCCCGCACATGCGGGCGCTCGGCCAGACCAAGGAGCTGGAGGAGGAGCGCCGGCTGGCGTACGTCGGGATCACGCGCGCCCGCGAGCGCCTCTACCTGACGCGCTCCGCGATGCGCAGCGCCTGGGGCACCCCCTCCTACAACCCGCCGTCGCGGTTCCTGGAGGAGATCCCCGCCCAGTACCTGCAGTGGAAGCGCACGGGCGCCGCGCAGAAGCCGGCCGGACCGGTGCGCGGCCAGGGCTACGGGTCGGGCAAGGCCTCGTTCGGCACCTCGCCGGAGGCGTTCCTGTCCTCGGCGCGCACGCGCTCGGGCCCGTCCGGGTTCGCCACGCGGCGGGCCACGGAGAAGGCGGTCGTGGCGCTGGCCGTCGGCGACCGGGTGACACACGACCAGTTCGGGCTGGGCACGGTGATGGAGGTGCGGGGCGCCGGCGCCGACGCGCAGGCGACCATCGACTTCGGCGACGCCAAGCCGAAGCGGCTGCTGCTGCGGTACGCACCGGTGCAGAAGCTCTGA
- a CDS encoding esterase/lipase family protein: MGLSPWLSAPFSASARAGVLEAVLFGAHVVHYPTGIRQEKPAAPGPGGVHPPVLLLHGFTDNRSVFVLLRRRLAADGGRRVEAYNYSPLTRDVRAAAGRVARRVEELCERTGRERVDLVGHSLGGLVGRYYVQRLGGDARVRTLVTLGSPHSGTRVAPFMDAHPLVRQIRPDSALIAELRAPAPGCRTRCVAFWSGWDELMVPAGTARIEHPDLAAENVEVRGVGHLALAVHPAVVAAVRRVLDGPGPAAAETRGEAAPAA, from the coding sequence ATGGGGCTGTCGCCGTGGCTGTCCGCGCCCTTTTCCGCATCCGCCCGAGCCGGGGTCCTGGAGGCCGTCCTGTTCGGCGCCCACGTGGTGCACTACCCGACCGGGATCCGCCAGGAGAAGCCCGCCGCGCCCGGACCGGGCGGCGTGCACCCGCCGGTGCTGCTGCTGCACGGCTTCACCGACAACCGGTCCGTGTTCGTCCTGCTGCGCCGCCGCCTCGCCGCGGACGGCGGCCGACGGGTGGAGGCGTACAACTACTCGCCCCTGACGCGCGACGTGCGCGCGGCGGCCGGGCGCGTCGCCCGGCGGGTCGAGGAGCTGTGCGAGCGGACGGGCCGGGAGCGGGTGGACCTCGTCGGGCACAGCCTGGGCGGGCTCGTCGGCCGGTACTACGTCCAGCGGCTCGGCGGCGACGCGCGCGTCCGCACCCTCGTCACGCTGGGCTCGCCGCATTCCGGTACGCGCGTCGCGCCGTTCATGGACGCCCACCCCCTCGTCCGGCAGATCCGCCCGGATTCCGCGCTGATCGCCGAGCTGCGCGCCCCCGCCCCCGGCTGCCGCACCCGGTGCGTGGCGTTCTGGAGCGGCTGGGACGAGCTGATGGTGCCGGCGGGCACCGCGCGCATCGAACACCCCGACCTGGCGGCGGAGAACGTCGAGGTCAGGGGGGTCGGGCACCTGGCGCTGGCCGTGCATCCGGCCGTCGTGGCGGCGGTGCGGCGGGTCCTCGACGGGCCGGGTCCGGCGGCCGCGGAGACACGCGGCGAGGCGGCGCCGGCCGCCTGA
- a CDS encoding cobalamin B12-binding domain-containing protein — protein MGVTGPIRVVVAKPGLDGHDRGAKVIARALRDAGMEVIYTGLHQTPEQIVDTAIQEDADAIGLSILSGAHNTLFVRVLELLREREAEDIKVFGGGIIPDDDIAPLKEKGVAAIFTPGATTTSIVDWVRENIHR, from the coding sequence ATGGGTGTGACCGGTCCGATCCGTGTGGTGGTGGCCAAGCCGGGTCTCGACGGCCACGACCGCGGCGCGAAGGTGATCGCGCGCGCCCTGCGGGACGCTGGCATGGAGGTCATCTACACGGGCCTGCACCAGACGCCCGAGCAGATCGTGGACACCGCCATCCAGGAGGACGCCGACGCGATCGGCCTGTCGATCCTCTCGGGCGCCCACAACACGCTGTTCGTCCGGGTGCTGGAGCTGCTGCGGGAGCGCGAGGCCGAGGACATCAAGGTGTTCGGCGGCGGCATCATCCCCGACGACGACATCGCCCCGCTCAAGGAGAAGGGCGTGGCCGCGATCTTCACCCCGGGCGCGACGACGACGTCGATCGTGGACTGGGTGCGCGAGAACATCCACCGCTGA
- a CDS encoding peptidoglycan DD-metalloendopeptidase family protein, with amino-acid sequence MNDRPSSGLYPDPGYDGLSTTTFAGDSPYVSYETQGQGYDYTAYGTYDTGTTGAYDATAWTAAPQTDYAQDGYLPTIPAQGAHEEAATGQWDTGAWTAPGTDYQSTAAAFGYDQTGQWAAPGYGTAGTDTGAYDATAWNTVPQDQQQTQTFSFAYEAEAQQQDTGYADDAYTGTAVFEAVAEDALAPGFEPDAAPAPEAGADDAYDAPSPVHDMPTQAMPVTPAPAGPASGPRASRRAGAKSGHTAGGGGRRRTPAKRSALLTVAVPSACVVGVAGVAAASVGGLTGSEKPAEDTTTMAAPDPASVKPVAANSKLDTQLEALSADAGDFADRASRTQERIDLRQRQDEERKRKAEEEAAKEAARPKFAIPVAQRGLSASFGQAGGMWMSVHTGIDFPVGYGTPVMAATDGTVRTQWNSAYGNMAIVTAPDGTETWYCHLSSTKIRSGKVKAGDVIAYSGNSGNSTGPHLHFEVRPGGGAAVDPLAWLRGKGLNPS; translated from the coding sequence GTGAACGACCGCCCCTCGTCGGGCCTGTACCCCGATCCCGGGTACGACGGCCTTTCGACCACCACTTTCGCCGGTGACTCCCCCTACGTTTCCTACGAAACGCAGGGCCAGGGGTACGACTACACGGCGTACGGCACCTACGACACCGGCACCACCGGCGCGTACGACGCCACCGCCTGGACGGCCGCCCCCCAGACGGACTACGCCCAGGACGGCTACCTGCCGACGATCCCGGCCCAGGGAGCACACGAGGAAGCCGCCACCGGCCAGTGGGACACCGGCGCCTGGACCGCTCCCGGCACCGACTACCAGTCCACGGCCGCCGCGTTCGGCTACGACCAGACCGGCCAGTGGGCGGCACCCGGCTACGGCACCGCCGGCACGGACACCGGCGCCTACGACGCCACCGCCTGGAACACCGTCCCCCAGGACCAGCAGCAGACCCAGACGTTCTCCTTCGCGTACGAGGCCGAAGCGCAGCAGCAGGACACCGGCTACGCGGACGACGCGTACACCGGCACCGCCGTGTTCGAGGCGGTCGCGGAGGATGCCCTCGCGCCCGGCTTCGAGCCCGACGCCGCACCCGCCCCCGAAGCCGGCGCCGACGACGCGTACGACGCGCCCTCCCCCGTGCACGACATGCCGACGCAGGCCATGCCCGTCACCCCGGCGCCCGCCGGCCCCGCCTCCGGCCCGCGGGCCTCGCGCCGCGCCGGCGCCAAGTCCGGGCACACGGCCGGCGGGGGCGGCCGCCGCCGCACCCCGGCGAAGCGTTCCGCCCTGCTCACGGTGGCGGTCCCCTCCGCATGCGTGGTGGGCGTCGCCGGTGTCGCCGCGGCCTCCGTCGGCGGCCTGACCGGCAGTGAGAAGCCCGCCGAGGACACCACCACGATGGCCGCGCCCGACCCGGCGTCGGTCAAGCCGGTCGCGGCCAACAGCAAGCTCGACACCCAGCTTGAGGCGCTCAGCGCCGACGCCGGGGACTTCGCGGACCGCGCGAGCCGCACGCAGGAGCGCATCGACCTGCGCCAGCGCCAGGACGAGGAGCGCAAGCGGAAGGCGGAGGAGGAGGCCGCGAAGGAGGCGGCCCGCCCCAAGTTCGCCATCCCGGTCGCGCAGCGCGGCCTCAGCGCCTCCTTCGGCCAGGCCGGCGGCATGTGGATGTCGGTGCACACCGGCATCGACTTCCCCGTGGGCTACGGCACCCCGGTCATGGCCGCCACCGACGGCACCGTGCGCACCCAGTGGAACAGCGCCTACGGCAACATGGCGATAGTGACCGCCCCCGACGGCACCGAGACCTGGTACTGCCACCTCAGCAGCACCAAGATCCGGTCCGGCAAGGTGAAGGCGGGCGACGTCATCGCCTACTCCGGCAACTCCGGCAACTCCACCGGCCCGCACCTGCACTTCGAGGTCCGGCCCGGCGGCGGCGCCGCCGTCGACCCCCTGGCATGGCTGCGCGGCAAGGGCCTCAACCCGTCCTGA